A stretch of Anas platyrhynchos isolate ZD024472 breed Pekin duck chromosome 29, IASCAAS_PekinDuck_T2T, whole genome shotgun sequence DNA encodes these proteins:
- the LOC139999760 gene encoding uncharacterized protein → MPAPCRRRPTGAFWGLEPGAPRPPSPLAARGGRGAWRWVNSPRFLGAGAWGAGQPRARAASSSSPCARAGAGLEGARSCGTCSSGSLGSSRATLCSPKPLNEFASVPKSRCGSRGGAGPAASGHVLGSVLAGIALPQTPVGRAQRGEGQAAEHSRKSALRVVELYFPGWNGIWETGEVWVSGPKQLEPSAGPAAFRQGHWEHWFLAAAAPLPLRSLPQLWGSARGSWKGQGGDGKGAVHGWGGECPGSAALQQRVTTQVCSFWWLSGPGRHPHPSIYLHFNSSEAGSSSKQARRLLKIQFHPKR, encoded by the coding sequence atGCCTGCTCCCTGCCGTCGCCGTCCCacgggggctttttggggtttgGAGCCGGGTGCTCCTCGCCCTCCGTCACCGCTCGCAGCACGGGGAGGCAGGGGAGCCTGGCGCTGGGTGAATTCCCCCAGATTTTTGGGTGCTGGGGCgtggggagcagggcagcccAGAGCCAGGGCTGCGAGCAGCTCCTCGCCTTGTGCAAGAGCCGGCGCCGGGCTGGAGGGAGCCAGAAGCTGTGGGACCTGCTCCTCGGGGAGCCTCGGGAGCTCCAGGGCCACGCTCTGCTCTCCAAAGCCACTGAACGAGTTCGCCTCGGTGCCAAAATCCCGGTGTGGAAGCCGGGGAGGTGCCGGCCCCGCTGCCTCGGGGCACGTTTTGGGCTCTGTCCTTGCTGGGATTGCTCTGCCTCAGACCCCAGtaggcagagctcagaggggtGAGGGGCAGGCAGCGGAGCACAGCCGTAAATCTGCGCTCCGGGTCGTGGAGTTGTATTTTCCTGGCTGGAATGGGATTTGGGAAACAGGTGAGGTTTGGGTTTCTGGGCCAAAGCAGCTCGAGCCGTCAGCAGGACCCGCAGCGTTTCGgcaggggcactgggagcactggtttCTAGCTGCGGCCGCCCCGTTgcctttgaggtcccttcctcagctctggggctcagCCCGAGGGAGCTGgaaagggcagggaggggatgggaaaGGGGCCGTgcatggctgggggggggaatgcCCCGGCTCAGCAGCCCTCCAACAACGTGTCACAACCCAGGTCTGTTCCTTTTGGTGGCTTTCTGGGCCGGGCAGGCACCCTCATCCTTCCATTTATCTCCATTTCAATAGCTCAGAGGCAGGTAGCAGCTCGAAGCAGGCTCGAAGGCTTCTAAAGATCCAATTTCACCCGAAAAGGTGA